A region of the Ascaphus truei isolate aAscTru1 unplaced genomic scaffold, aAscTru1.hap1 HAP1_SCAFFOLD_742, whole genome shotgun sequence genome:
atatctatatatatatatatatatatagcacacgtgtggtactaggtggcgaatagatttttttggtgatttgtcgaccagagtgtgtatatatacatacaaacataacTCATTAATAAGTGTACGAGTGAAACTATACGCTTATAGAATATAACATAACTTACCAGTAGTAATTTATGTAGGCTAAAAGGGCTGATGTGATGGCCAGAGCTGCTACCAAGCTACAAATAAGTATAATTTTGATCTTTGACATGGTCACTGTATAAAGAAGAAAAATCTTGGTCATTACCTGTGAGCAATGCACCCCCCTCCTCCGCAGTCAGCCAATCGGAGAGcgcgcacaaacccacagacaaacatcgtttttagtatatatatgtatatatttatatatatattacataactcATTAATATTGTACGAGTGAAACTATACGCATATAGAATATTAAATAACTTACCGGTCTTAATTTATATATGCCAAAAGGGCTGATGTGATAGCCACTGCTCCGAGCACACTAATAAGGAGAAGCATTTTAATCTTTGAGGTGATCACTGTATAAAGAAGAAAAATCTTGGTTATTACCTGTGAGCAATGCACCCCACTTCCCCACCAACAGATATTGGGTAAATGGGATATGGGATTTAACCCTTCAGCGCACAAGGTGGCCCAGCAGCACAGGTGAGGGATTCCTACGTGAGACTGAGCTTTTAACCCTTTAATCACGTCAGTGTCATTAGGTGACTTTGCTCCTacctgggactgaccctttaatgcattaaacacatcactgtcattaggtcactttgctcattagtaggactgaccctttaatccaTTAAACAAGTCACTGTAATTAGGTCACATAGGATGAATAAAATGATTAAATTCCACAGAATCTACAGCATGTTACACTCCCCGTCACCAATTGTTTTGCTAAATGTACccatgcctcctctactatcactacaccatgccccctctactatcactacaccatgccccatctactatcactacaccatgcctcctctactatcactacaccatgcctctattatcactacaccatgcctctattatcactacaccatgcctctattatcactacaccatgcctctactatcactacaccatgccccttctactatcactacaccatgccccctctactatcactacaccatgccccatctactatcactacaccatgcctctactatcactacaccatgcctctattatcactacaccatgcctctactatcactacaccatgccccctctactatcactacaccatgtcaccctctactatcactacaccatgtctCCCTCTACTAACACTACACCATGTcaccctctactatcactacaccatgccctctctactatcactacaccatgccccctctactatcactacaccatgtcaccctctactatcactacaacGTACTGGCATGCGCTAACTGCAATGGCTGCTGTGACTCCCTCAGCGCATGCGCCCGCACGGCGAACATGGCAGCGCCTTGCAGTGAGCCGCAAGAGCCTCCGGCGATTCCGTCGCAACCACCCGCAGCCCCCCTTCACACAACCAGCACCTGCTGAGCACTCGCACCTTCTCGCATGCAGCGGAGGTGAGGGGAACAAGGGGaaagcccagagggggaccttggctagatcctccccctggtgaaaaataccaacgtccccgcttgggaacagcgTAAAACAAAATAAGTTTACACAATATAAATGCAAGGCataatatgtacaacttatcacatgCACTTTAAACCAGATTACATAACTACGTAAACATATTTATAACCGAGGCCAGCTTAGCTGTAGCTggcagctgagactcatagtggggtgcccctaactgatcgtaAGCCATTCTAGTGGGAGGGCGCCTCActctgactcctgcgagtctcagtctctGTACTGTAGCTTCGTCGTAAGAGAGATGATCTAGAGCTTGAGGCCCTGACTCTCTCATAATGGGTGAATCGGGCTGAACAAAGTCTCTGCTTGATTGAACAAAGTCTCTATTGGGCACGAAACTGCGACTTTTGGGGTCGAGGGGGCGACTTGTTGAAGCCGCAGGTGAGGGGACTTCAGGCTCAGGCCCATTACTCGGTGCTCCTtcaggaggtgcccaccagtATCCGGTGGAATCGGTGGAGGTTCCCTCCAAAGGGTCTTGATTACTTTCAGTTATTGAAACAGGAGTCTCTGCAGACTCTTCGGGCTCAGTATTGGTAacacctccctataacttctctacGGTTCCATATAACCAACCTCTATAGCTCCTACAGTTCTCTCGTCGTTaggcgttttttttttcctcgtcgttaggcgttttttttctctctcgtcgttaggcgttttttttcttctctcgttTGTTGTTTTTTCTCACGTTTCTTATCAATCAAACTCCTCCTCCTCCAACAGCATCTTTCCTCcatcctgctcctcctcttctttctttgAATTTCCTCCCCAATTTGAATTGTTTCCCACTCATTATTTTATTTCTAaagccgaggtgggcaaccctgtcgccattcgccacttgtggagaATTGGCAatcaaagtgtggcgaattttaGTTTCTCAGTGTAATGGGAAGTGTGGGGGGCAAACGCGAGTCCCGCAGGAAGCGCGATCCCCTTGGCAAGTGCGAGTACGCCGGCAGTGACGGCGCTAGTGCAGAGGGGACGGGCCACGGACGGAGGAAGGGAGGTGAGTGGTGGAGAAAGAACAAATGAGAGAACAGTGGGGGCCGAGCACACACCACGGCAGCGACTGTGCCACAGACTCCCGTTTCGGTGCTGTGCTAGGCAAGGTAAGAAGCTGGCTCGAGATGATCATGAAATTGGGGTGGGGGGCATgatgggaaatgagatgatgaggggggaaatgagatgatgaggggagggggtgaaatgagaggattatgagggggaggtgaaatgagatgatgatgagggtggtgagaagatgatatgatgatgctgggggggaaatgagatatgatgatgatgaggggggaaattagatgatgataatgatgagatGATGAcgaatgcgcaacataatacctcaatatttacatggtgtggctattttcaatTCTAATTCGCCacccctgtggctacattgaaaaataggttggtTGCCCATCCCTGTGCTAGTGTCTCTTATCTTTTTCTTAGTTTCTCTTAGTTTTTCTTTGTTAAACTCCTTCAGTTTTTCCCttatcctcttttcccccctcctgctctttttcccccttctTTTCATCCAACCATTTTacatgttttctctttttttcttttcttcctttccTTCATTTTCGCCCACTCTCTCTTCTATCTTCAGTTCTTGAACtacctcccccatctcttcttctTCCACACTCTCTTTTTGCTCTGtagctttctctcccccatccatctcCTCTTTCCCAATTTCAATTTCATCCATCTTCATTAGTTCTAAAGCATAACATTCTATCAGTTACATTACTCCTCTAAATCCtcacccaataactcctcctattgctccctatatcctcacccaataactcctcctattgctccatataacctctccctataacttctcctactgTATTACTCCATGTAACTGGAGCCGTAGATTGCGCAGCTCCTCCTCTCCGGTTCATAAACCGGATAGAATCGGGATCGATCCTTGCACCATTTCAAGGTACCGGCTTGTCATGAGCTGCTTGGCCTCATCcaggtccctataactcctcttattgctccatataacctctccctataacacctaCTGTATTACTCCATGCAACTTCTCCCTATATATTCTCCTTTTACTGcatgtaacccctccctataacttctctacTGTTCCAAATAACCAATTTCTATagctcctattgttccatatactgtaacccatccctataacttctccagaTCCTCCATATAAAGGATGGACTATagctcctattgttccatatactgtaacccatccctataacttctccagaTCCTCCATATAAAGGATGGACTATagctcctattgttccatatactgtaacacatccctataacttctccagaTCCTCCATATAACTACTCtcgataactcctcctgttgttcGCTGTAGCCCCTATAATTGCTCATATtgatccatataaccactccctataattcctaATTCTCCATATACTGCATTCCCTGTAACTCCCAATGATTTCTCCATATAATTCCTTTTATTGCTCCATACAACTTCTCCCTATTGCTTCGTATAATTGCACCCTATAATCTCCTCCTTTAGCTCCATATAGTGATGCCCCTTTAACTGcttatattgctccatataatgaCGCCCTATTATTCCATATAGCCATTCCCTTTAACGCCTCctaatgctccatataacctctccctatcatTTCTCCTATTGTTCTGCATAAGTGCACCTTACACCGTCTCCTATTGCTCAATATTacctctcccaataactcctattgttccatataacccctccctataactcatcctattgctcGATGTTACCTATCCTAGTAACTGTTATTGGTCTATACCGTCTCTcattataacacctcctattattcCCTTTAGCCCAGTGGCGTATTTCCCATTAGGCCgggggcctagggcggcaaaattttggggtggTAAAAATGCCTGCCCCAATATGCATTTGCTGCGctctcggacctaatgggaatgcacttacatgtgtcggccgcctccttgctgtcgCCCTATAGTTCTTTTGTAACCCCAGTGTGAAATGACGTAGCGTATGttccaacgtgacatcacatggtgtcttgttgccatggcaatgtgaggtTGCGACATAAAACGCCGTCATTAcatcgcgttaccatggcgacgccatGCGCCATCATGTTGATGATGTAcgtccgtggcatcatttgaccctGGGGTTCCAAAGGAGATAGAGGGCGACAGCCAGGAGGCGACTGATACAGCTAAGTGCCTAGAAGTTGCGGATTTTCAAATCCGCCGCTGCATTAACGCCTCATTATAACTATTcctattgtacatacagtataaccgctccctataacgcctcctattgttCTATATAACTGCTGCCTATAATTAATCTTTTTACTCGATATTACCACTACTTATAACTCCTGTTGGTCCACCGCTCATTATAACTCCTATGATTCCATATAATCCCTCCccataattcctcctattgctccatatagccgctccctataactcctattgtacatataaccgctccctataactgcactttataactcctcatattggatAAACGTTTCCCTCTAACTCATCCCCAAATTccaaactgacacacaaaatATGAGCAAATGATcctaatatatatactgtatggggtTTTATAGACCCAGGATTAAAATCTCTCATTTAGGAGCAGTTGAACTGTAAAATACAGCATCATATTTGTGTTACCTCTTGGGATGGCAGCTGGCATGCCGTTCTTTTCATCATCAGCCTTTCTGTTTTTCAGGCTAAAAAGAGTAAAAATGGTTAAAACCAGCACATCAACAAGAATTTACAGCACACTTTTGGCCGCAGGGCCAGGCGCGTTAGAAGAGAACTCACTATGACCCAGATACACAAAagtgtgctaagctttagcatgctttACTCCCACTCATATGAATGTGAGCTGAGGCAGGACCTGGGCCTAATAGCTAGATTAGGGGAGGAAAAAGCCACcccagttgtgggcactcaaTCCCCCTCAGTGGTGAAATGGTGATAGATAAAAATGATCTTTTAATAGGTAAAAGTAAAATAACGGAGTAACTAACCGACGAAAGACAAACACCAAAATGCTGCCGTCTATTGAAGTGCTAGAGTGAGCAATGTGCTAATGTGAGCAATGTTTAGGATGATATTAGCCTACATAAGCCAGTCCAAATTACATATGATCAAGGCAATAATGGCTCCTTATTGGAGTTGCTAATATAGGATTGAGCCTATTATTGTGTTAGGAAGTGTACTTAAAATATACTGTAGCTTATGTGTCTGAAGTAATAGCTGAACCGGCACTTGTCCAGGGatagcttcaggccttctttgccCAGTCTAACTAACACCTTCAGGAGGCGGTCCTCGTGATCTTCGAGAGTTCTTCCGAACAAAATTATGTCATCGAGATAGACCAGACACTCGCGAGGATACATATCcccaatggtcttctccatcagccaCAGGAAAGTCACTGGAGCTCCAAAAATGCATTGGGGCATTCGGGTAAACTGATAGAACCCGAGGGGGCAGACGAACGccatcttctcctggtcttcaaaGCTCATGTGTACCTGGATctcaggtccagcacgctgaatTTCTGGCTTCACGTCAGCGCATTGAGGATCTCCTCTATCCGCTGCAGAGTGTACTGATCAGGTATGGTACGCCTGTTCAGGGTTCGGTAGTCCACGCAGAGGCGAACGGACCCATttttctttcgtaccaccacaatcaGAGAGGCGTAGGGACTTCGGAAATTCGGTCACTATGCCTGCTGTCTCAATCTCATTTAGGACATTTCTCACGTCCTCTACATCTCTGGGGGCGATACGTCTGGACCGCTCACGGAAGGGAGCGGTATtattcagacgaatcgtgtgctggGCGTTCTTGCTGCAGCCtacgtccatctcactagtggAGAACACCTCTTGGCGTTCCTCCAGCTGGGCACTTAGCCGTCTCTTCCAGTCTTCTGACAGGGTCGATTCCCCGAAATCAAACTGTAACCCAGCAGGCTCATCTCGCACGGTAGCGGCGTTTACATGCGCCCTGGTTTccaagtgggtgactgggtataTCCTACCCAGTCTCTGACCGATTTCCAATGGCACCGGATGCGGTGAGGAGGTTCTGGATGGATACCTTAACTCTCTCCGGAATGGAGGATCTCCACTCCCGTATCTCTGGAACCATCTTGTGCCCTCTCTTGATGTCCTCCACGGGGGTGGTCTCGAGATAAGTATTGTTCGTCTTCGTTACGGTTTGGATAGGCAGTGACTGCTTccatgtgcctcactccccctggtggaatctcgatCAACCCCTCCGTGTGATTGAAGATTTCTCCATAATTCTCTTCTGCCTCGACCCGGTAGCACTTTTCTTTGAGTACCGGATGGATCCGTAGAGAAGATAGTGGCAGTTCACCCGTCTCGCGAAGATATGCCCGAATTACTGCCCTCACCACGTCGgcgttggtccccaatatgatggGGGAACATGTGTGTTCTCGGGGCTCAGGACATATcagggcctccacttccatgggatgggTCTTGTTCGTGTTTAACTGAGGTATGTCCATTCGTACTTGCACCACACCTTCAATGGGGTAGTCCTCGTTACTCAGACCCCACAGCTTCATCTTGTCTGCCGACTGCAAGGGCAGATGATTAAGATATTTATCATAGATGGGCCGGTAGATGGTCACCTGGGACCTGGTATCCAGCAAGGCCGACGCCTTCCACGTGGACCAGGATGAGGGCAGTCGGTCCCACTCTACTGTAAATGTTCTGTTGGGTTGCTTCGTCAGGGCAGTCCTCCGGTTCATTATCCGCCAGCTCTGGTATGGTTCCAAGAGATCGTGGCGCTTTTAGACGTAAGGGTGTCGCCTGTACTACGTAGGACTTGGCCACCCAGTGGTGGGTGTGTTGGACTCTGGGCAGTTCCTAGAGACATGACCGGATCAGTCACAATGATAGCAGCGGATATCATTCTGGGCCTTGAGGGCAGGATTAGAAGCCAAACTCCTGGTTTCATTGGGGGCGGAAACCGGCACCACGGGAAGAAAGATATCTTCGGCACCTCTCGCCTCTTTAGGCCTCGAGGCCTTTGCTTCCTTGGTCTCTTCCTTACATGATTCTTTCAGTTTGTTAGGGGCGTGCAGATACGTATAAGAATCATGCCCTTTCACCACCCTCAGTAGATCTTCCACCGTAGGAGGCTCACCTTGTAGTAAGGAGCATCAAATCATTATAACAATATTCCGTCACACGAATTATTTTCGGCGGAACTCATTTACTTCGCAGGCTTTCATGATTTTGTAGGTCCCAGAAAACCAGCTGGATCCGCTGAATAAATTTGgtaggtcttccccctctttttggcGAAGATGATAGTACTTGGACCACAGCTCACTTTCATAGTCTTCCACGCCACAGGTCCGTGTCATGAAGCCATCAGCTTTTGCGCCTTGACCTCGGTATGCTGATCTCTGTACATCTTCATCATTGTAGATGCGGGAGGTCTCAAGACACTCCATTATCCTCCGTAAAAAGACAGTGTCTGGGCAGGACCATTCCTCCAAAACTTGCAATGTGGAGTCCTTCCAGGCTTCGAAGGTCTCTTCGCCTGCGGAAGTAGGTTTTATCCCTGAAAAGTTTCAGCTTATAAGATTGCTGCGAGGGACGGGATTGGGTCTTGGTGACTCCCAGCTGCTGTATGGCTTTTGCCAACATTTGTATGTCGACGGCACGGAAGGAACTGGGGCTACCCATACTCGAGCGGCAGTTAGAACAGGCTATGACACAGCATCGTCTCCACAAAGGCTCTCTGAGGGCGAGGGAGACAGTCGCATAGCAACCTATTGCAAGTCCGTGCGAGAACTACAGGGTTCTGATTTTACAGGCATTTCGGAGTAGATAATGGGACACCCGTTACTGAGTGCTCCATGGAGCCAAAAGTTGGATGGGCCTTCTTCTATTAAATCTTGTTCCCCAATCACTAAAACTGGGCACCACACTCAGTCTGCTTCTGTGCGGCGGCCTAGGAGTTTTGCATCTCGTAGGCCTGGGTACTGACCCAGTAAGAGGCATATGTCATAGGTGGAGGTGTTAGCGGGGACCTGTCCAACAGCAAGCGTCTGTTGAGGCAGGACTTGTCTCTTCAACGCACATTCATAAACCTCCTGGCGGGAAGGTAATGATAGGGCGAGCGACATCATTTAGTGACTAAGTTCGGGCACatcaggtctgaatctcagcagcgcctccaaatgtagccctgtttccccctaaactgGAAGGCTACCGTTGCTGCCGCTACCGGTTGGCTCACAAAGGGCCTAAGcgtccgccactgggagcctggggtgatatacttaacgtctcggtgcagcgcctccacctgcataggatcccaacgtagtgggaggagcccctcacaggagccaataataataataacacacagattataataataacttttactGCAACACATGTATATTTTACAGGTTTCTACTAAATGCTAATAAGATACAGCTACCCTCCAAGCCATGCACGGCCgtacccaccaccaccaccatgttccccacaccgtgtccttaGTGTCCCGGACCCATCcccatgtgtgagacagcgctgccccttaGAATAAATGTACGGTTGGTGCACTTGGCGTatttaggtacctgccgggtgcttcaGCACCCGGACGCGCCGACAACAGGGTAGATTGGATCCACTTATCCAGCGATGAAGGTCtgtgatgagtccgcctccgcttggggtggtatccggttggaggGTCCCACCGTGATGATAGTCTCTGTGCAGCAGGTGTCTAGTCCcagaccacctgtaatcaggatgCAGCCACGTCCTGAGTGTGTCCCTAACTTTCAATCCTACagaggcagtgtccctatcttattggcctgtccctgtagtaaccacaagctgagttgagtcgggcctagctggggcctactgggggtaatctggcctagtACGGGGGCCCCAGACCCCTACACTGATGGTATCCCCGCTCCAACTCCTTGGTCCCCAGCACGCCAAATGTAACAACTCTAGCCGCAGGGGATTGTGGCAGCTCCATTGGCTGTGTCTGATCATGTGTGcttgcagccccagtggctgctgggagttgtagtccccgcAGAGCATGGCCACCGCATGCGCCTAGCGTACAGCGCATGCGCCAACTGCAATGGCAGCCGCAACTCCCACTGCGCAGGCGCTCGCATGGCAAACATGGCGGCCCCATGCAGAGAGCCACCGGAGCCTCCGGCAATCCCCCCTTCGCATCACCAGCGCCTGCTGAACACTTCCGCCTTCCCGTACGCAGCGGAGGTGAGGGGAACAAGGGAAAAGCCCAGagggggaccctggctacatatacatagggggggtggagggtgggaaggttttttgtatttggggggagggtgaggatttttggtatgggggggggagagtgaggaagagagaagttaagagtgagatggaggggagagaaaaacatgGGAAGGGGTGAAATAGAGGAGCAGGGAATCGAGGTGTGCAATGGAGGGGCTTGCAAGACCGCCAACACGGAAGTGGGGGCTCATAACTCTAGTCGTGGGTCTCGCAAAATCCGTCTGTGGCCCTGTGTACAAATGAAAGTATACGCTTATACAATACTACATAACTCATTAATAAGTGTATGTGTGAAAGTATTTGGCGTATAGAATATTACATAATtcactaataagtgtacgtgtgaaaGTTTATGCTTGTAGAATATT
Encoded here:
- the LOC142486109 gene encoding uncharacterized protein LOC142486109 → MNRRTALTKQPNRTFTVEWDRLPSSWSTWKASALLDTRSQVTIYRPIYDKYLNHLPLQSADKMKLWGLSNEDYPIEGVVQVRMDIPQLNTNKTHPMEVEALICPEPREHTCSPIILGTNADVVRAVIRAYLRETGELPLSSLRIHPVLKEKCYRVEAEENYGEIFNHTEGLIEIPPGGVRHMEAVTAYPNRNEDEQYLSRDHPRGGHQERAQDGSRDTGVEILHSGES